One Silene latifolia isolate original U9 population chromosome 4, ASM4854445v1, whole genome shotgun sequence DNA segment encodes these proteins:
- the LOC141653058 gene encoding magnesium transporter MRS2-I-like → MIIEEQNRIIKKKTLVCSNWVWFNKDGENKVLELDKYSILRRLGIHARDLRILDPLLSYPSTILGRERAIIVNLEHIKAIITAEEVLLRDPLDENVIPMVKELERRFASPGAFLEGQGEDDEQSDDFPFEFRALEVMLEAICSHLDARTTELETAAYPALDELTSKISSRNLDRVRKLKSAMTRLTNRVQKIRDELEQLLDDDEDMEDLYLSRKLSRHSSPASFSYAPCWYLSSPALRSKASKTSRASGVSVHEEHDVEELEMLLEAYFMQIDSTMNKLTTLREYIDDTEDYINIQLDNHRNQLIQLELFLSSGTVSLSVYSLIGAIFGMNIPYTWNKHYGYLFKWVIILAGLASGTIFLTIMIYARHKGLVGT, encoded by the exons ATGATTATAGAGGAACAAAATAGAATAATTAAGAAGAAAACATTGGTTTGTAGCAATTGGGTTTGGTTTAATAAAGATGGAGAAAATAAAGTTTTGGAATTGGATAAGTATTCTATTCTTAGACGGTTGGGAATTCATGCTAGAGATTTGAGGATTTTGGATCCTTTGTTGTCTTATCCTTCTACTATTTTGGGTAGAGAAAGAGCTATCATTGTTAATTTAGAG CATATCAAAGCTATTATCACAGCTGAGGAG GTATTGCTTAGGGATCCATTAGATGAAAATGTGATACCAATGGTTAAGGAGCTTGAAAGGAGATTTGCTTCACCAGGTGCCTTTTTGGAGGGGCAGGGAGAGGATGATGAGCAATCCGATG ACTTCCCATTTGAGTTTCGGGCGCTAGAAGTAATGCTAGAAGCAATCTGCAGTCATCTTGATGCTCGTACGACAGAGTTGGAGACTGCTGCTTACCCTGCTTTAGATGAGTTGACCTCTAAG ATTAGCAGCCGTAATCTGGACAGAGTACGAAAACTGAAAAGTGCGATGACAAGGTTGACAAATCGGGTTCAAAAG ATCAGAGATGAACTAGAGCAACTACTAGACGATGATGAAGACATGGAAGACCTTTATTTATCGAGAAAATTATCAAGACATTCTTCACCTGCCAGCTTTTCTTACGCTCCATGCTGGTATCTTTCATCACCTGCCTTACGGTCAAAGGCATCCAAAACAAGCAGAGCAAGTGGAGTATCTGTCCATGAAGAGCACGATGTTGAGGAGCTTGAAATGTTACTTGAG GCGTATTTCATGCAAATTGATAGCACAATGAACAAACTGACTACT CTTCGCGAGTATATTGATGACACAGAGGACTACATCAACATTCAG TTGGACAACCACAGAAATCAACTGATTCAG CTCGAACTTTTCCTTAGCTCTGGAACTGTCTCTTTATCGGTGTACTCGTTGATAGGGGCAATATTTGGCATGAACATTCCATACACATGGAACAAACACTATGGATATCTGTTTAAATGG GTGATCATCCTCGCGGGATTAGCAAGCGGGACAATCTTCTTAACGATAATGATCTATGCTCGTCACAAAGGTCTTGTCGGGACTTGA